The genomic interval TCACAGGTAGGGGTTAGTAGATCAACTCATAGAATTCGAATTTTAACTTCAaatagaagagaaaaataaGATCTCGTCTGGGGGTTAGTTtttgattttcttgattttctgttcagaaacttttgaaaacttaaattaaattcagttttcaattttgaatttcaattcaaaatcgaattttaattttatttgaattaaatcacTCTTTTTACCTATATTATTATGAAttcactaaatataaaaaatatagatacgtaaaaataattaaaaatattaaattttaattattttaaaataattcaaatattataaaattataatttattattttatactaattttaataatagtgGTTACAAATAGTAGTGGTAGAATATGACTATTGTAAAAGTAATTGATGGTCGAACACAGTTGCAACAGTCTAAAGAGAGAGTTGATTGTTGGAGGTTGGAATGTAGGTGACAATAACTTTCGTGGTGGACAGTGGTGAGAGATGATGGTTAAAAGTGGGTGGTCGTTGATGTGAGATGATAGTTGGAGGTCGATGGTGATGGATGTTGATGGTAGCAGTGGTCATAGATGGTGGTCGAAGGTACTACTAGAAGTCAAAGGTGGGTGAATCATGATGATAGAGATTACCGTAGATGGTGGCCAGTGGTGGTGGTGTTGACAGTGGCTgaaggtggtggtggtggatgATCATGGAAGTGATCAAAGATGGTACTTGCAAGAGCCATAGGTTGGTGGGTGATGATGATGGAAGTGATCATAGATGGTGGTAGGTGGCAGTAGTTAGTGGTTATAAATGGTGGACGTTGGTCAAGTGGTAACTGTGATGTTGGTTGTTAGAAGTAGGTAGTTGACTGTGTTGGCACTAGGCGGAAGTGAGTggtcgataataataaaaaatgatggcAGTGATAGGAGGTTGTAGACGATGGTTATTAGAGTAATGCTTATGAATAATTATAGtgatatgttaatttaaaaacaaaacaaaaattataaaacatatttttttgtttaagtttttttactagtttttagaagaaaaaaaaaactattgtgaaattaaataaaaagtaataataagatccatcatactcaaacatatttagattttaaaattaatttttgatatcAAAAACTCACAACCACTCTAAATAGGTCATAAATAATTATCGGTGCAATCATTTTCCTTTATAGTTGTTGTTCTATTAAATATGATCCCTTGAAGAGTctacaatattattttagtaaagttgctaaaatatttggaaaaactattttttgagacactaataaaatttcatttattaatataatcaattttatataatattttattttcaatagataatctaattacttaatttaaCATCTGTCAAGACAGTATTAACTTTAAAtaaagattttattatttttaaatttgaaaatattagaatatgtaattttttattaagtataaaaaattttaaaaacctttttattcaataaaattttatttgcgGCCCAAAAATACCcttaaatttcatattttgaaagCCCCAATTGGCTATTAATTCACCTTTTCAtcttgagaaatatttttttttacataaatttctGCCAGAGCCAATGAGCTAATACACGTGGAATAATAAATCAGTATTTTTTGACAGGTCAAGTGTTCGGAAATTATTAGTTTGTTAACCGACCAAATAGACAAAAATTGTTCATCAGAAAActaattgattattattttgtaacCATGGTTATTATAGGTATGAAATATCCACCAATGACTAATCTCCAATTCTCCACCATAGAATCTAGCAAGCCACCTTTAGTGAGGTCTTCTTCTAACTATATTTTTCCATCTACAAAACTTAAACTTTACTTAAAGATTTGTTTGGTTTGGTTCAACAAAGAGGAAGCTGAGATATTTTTATGGAGAAGAGGGAAGGAGAGAGAATTTAATATAGACAAAGagtaaaattacatttttcacGATTATAACATTGAAGATCACATAAAATAAAAGGGTACTTAAGATCAAATATGAAATAAGTATTTCTCTCCTCCCTTCCAAATAATTGAaccaaacaaatttaaaataatttctccCTTCCTCTCCAAATAATTGAACTaaataactcaaattttaaataatttctcTCCTCACCTCTCCTCCATTCCCATCTAACCAAACACACACAAAGGTGTCTGAATTCAGTTCCACTCGAATCAACTTAATATTGGTAATAATGAAATTGGTTGGATGATTTTCTACTTTGCTCAAAATAAGGGGATTATTGTATACGGCTGCAATTTTGTCGTTACAATACTTTGACTAGCAAGAGAATCAAAGTTTCAAACATACAACAGACAGTGAAGAGAAACAAGTAAACAACACTAACATATCAGGGAGTAAGTGGCATGCTATACATACCTGTAATGGGTTATTAGGCATTCAGAGACCCTCTACCATTTTCTTTACATTAGTAGACAGATCAGAAATTCACAAATTTGCACATATCAGCAATTCAACACAAGTGTACAACTGTAATCTAACTGATTTGAGCGGTTATTGAACAGTTATCAATCCCCTGCAGATCTTCACGGAAAGGACTGGCTTACCAAAACAAAGGGAGGGCCAGTATATTTCTACTGTCATTCTGGTCATAAAATAGATGACTGATGACTCATTCAAAACTCATAAGAGGCCCAATGTTTTCAATTGTTGAACATGCTCAGGTGGGAGGGAGGGGGGAGACCAATCAGACCCAGTCATCTCTCCATCTACATCTTCAACCACATACTCCTATGACGAGAAAGGATAACAgttttaaaatcaacaattcaAGACGACAGAATTTCAGGGCACCATGCAAGTTAACGCAGGGGATTATcagtattttttgttttgaataatGGATTATCAGTATATTATTATCAAGGATACCTAATCTCAAAATGTGTGTCATGCCCGTTGTTAAGCCAAAAGATGCATTCACCAGTTTATCATTGATATCTGCCCTCTCATAACTAAATTGTACCAGAAGAAGAAATGTAGAGCAACAGGGGAATGCACACAGCACACTTACGTACTCATTAGGGGGATGTAACCTAACCATGGATCAACTATGGGAGTTGGTATGTAACAAACATGCATATGCAGCAGGTGGGACAGAAGAGTTTGGGATAGTGTGTGGAATAAGGGGAAATTAGGGGGAGGAAGAGAGGCAAAAGACTGTGCTGAGAGTTTGGGTAGGAGGAAGCAGACAACTGAGAGTCGGCCATATCTGAATACTAACAATACCATTAGCAAGAAGGCTTAATATGTGAGATTGTACCGTAATTCCAATACTATCAATCCACTTGAAGTAGAGCAAAACAGCCCCATAAAAAACAATGCATGTGGTATAAAGGTAAGGTAGTAGCTGAAATAGATTTACTTTTGCAAAAACCATCAGAAAAACCCTTTCAATTAACATGATACTAATGCAAGAGTCAAATAAATCAGTTAAAAAAGGAGATAATTTATGGTTGAGATTCTTGGCTTTACCTTCCGCAATAAATGTCTCTGAAGATATTGATATAGGATTTAAATAATAAACGAAGTAAAAATGGACTAATTGCATAAATCCATTAGGTATGAAACTTGATTTATCTGCTGAATTGCAGCAAGAACTAACACACAAGCGTGATGTACCAAATGTACAGCAGTAAATGAgaaaataaaccaaacacaccTTTGTTAACATCCTTTTTGCAAGTATGTGATAGTGACGTTGCCATATCCGTTGGCCCACCATAGTTGCCACCAATACACTGTAAAATATACCAATTACTGTAAAAAGTCCCAGAACAATCAAAGCCATTATGAACAATAATGGTAGCCCTGCTTCCCCAGCACCTCCCAAACAACCACCACATTCTGTTGCCATGGTTCCACAACTCTCAAAGCATGCGGTGCAATCAGTCCACATACAAAGAGTGCCTGGCaagatgaagagtcatcaatatTCTACCTATttgctaattttttttcaaaatatttattgttgttaGTCAGAGTATTATTTTTGTAGGCATATTTAATAACATCTACAACATGAAAGTATAGTggctttcaaaaaaaaaaaaaaaaaaaaaaaaaaatccatagtTATTATTCAACACAACATTCTGAATTTCAGGCTTGCCACCAACAATGAGAAACTTCTCATAACATGTAACAGCATTCTTCCTATCATATGCGAGCATCAATAcaactgaaatttgtatttatgcGAAAAAAGATAGATTTTATACGTATTTGACCTTGTTTAAAGAAGAGTCCATAATATAGACcaaaacaaatatcaaatacTATATCCAATCATAGTTCTGGCatcataaaattaaacaagaaaACAATCATTATAATTACTTACTTTGAAGGGCGGTCACAGAATGTTAAGAGTTGAAAAAAACCATTACAAAATGTAAGGGTGGTTAACATTGTTATTTTTTGCTAAAGCAATGAGAATGAATAGTTAATTACAATGCTGTCAATTGTGGATCAAGGAAAATAGCGGTTTATTCAAATTCCGCTATGCTTTAGTGTTAGAGTACCACTATAGCCACTATTTGATAAAACTTTGTACAATATAGCGTATTGCGGAACAATAGCAGATTGTTCAAATTCAGCTACGTTGTAGCGCCGCTATAGCtattatttgacaacattggTTAATTAACAACATAATCACCATGGAAAAAATTGTGTGCACTAGAACCAATAATTGACATACATATAACTAGCGGAAAAAACGGGCATTGACATGCCCGTCTATCTGCTTCTTCTATTGTGTTTCGctgcatatatatattttattgtataatatttgtttcattttaattCATTTGTTTCAGTTTTATTACGTATACTATCTAAACTTATCTCTAAATTCCAATGTGAATATTcatattacatatatttaacttttgaaAAGATTGTGTAGTTAAGGAGTTTCCTATAATTATGGTATTGttgatttaagtttaaatttgaaaattttgttaagGGTAAATTTGTCCAGAAAAAGGTCGGACCAAAATTAGAAGTTGTCTTAATATATGGTATAGATTAAGTTATAGAACAATGATGTCTTAAGCAGATGCTAAAAGCAAACTTATGTGTTTTTGGTAATGTCAAAACCTCGTAAACATATAAAACCGGTGTTATTACCCAGGTTGACAGCAACAAAGACATAATTCTCTGCAAGGTTGCGCCAAATCATTGCGAACTCTTCGATCGTAACAAGTAATGAAGCACCCGGAGAGGCCAAGCAAGGCAAAAAACAATAGAGCTCCTGCAGTTGAAAATACAAcatgaaattaacaacaaaactAGTTACATTTTATATGTGAAAGGAGGAAACTCTGAACTCGAGGCAAATGGGGAAAAAAGCAAATTCATGGAAAAGAATATTGTTTAAGCATTTGGATGAACAAGGGTTTAATTTTCATTTACCACATATGTAATAGAAGCTCAGTTCACTGTCAAAATGCCAGAGAATACGAAGCCAACTTTTCTGGTAACCATCTATTAGATAAACCAAATATGCCAGTGAGGTAATAATCTGCATACAAAGGAAATAAGGTGCTGAATCAGATCATgtatatacatttataaattacaaATGGATAAGTATGAAAATGGCCAGATGAATGGAAATAATTAACCTACAAGCTGGACAGccataaaaataaacaaaatatctcTGGTGACGAAAAAACGAAATTTCATGGTTCTCCATTTCCTATCAGCAGCAACATGAACACGCAAATGATATGGAGCCTTGCAGGTAGTGCAGTGAGCAAATGCAAACCCTTCCTGAAATAATGTAAAGCATTATCCATATATCTATTAGGTCAAGCACTGTAAAGTACACAATTTAACACATGTGACAGTTAGCATTACAGTACAAGACAGGATCCAGTAAATCTAAAGTGGGTCGTGCTTCAAAGACTAAACTTTAGGCAGATTCGAAAAACTGGTTGTCATGCAAATGTTTGTATTTAATACAGAATATCCAGGGTTTTTTCCATCAGTGTTTGTTTTAGTACTCTGCTCTGCTCTCCATAACGTACCATGCATCACAGTCTAcagttttttatatataattagatAATGGtacaaaaacttattttagaTCATCGTTGTAACTTGTAACTAGTATCATATTACCGTTCAAGAAAGGAAGATCAGAATAGCATACTACACATATGAGACCGGTAACACAAAATGTATAAATGGCAGGAAATCTTAAATATAATCTCTGAAATGAAAGGAAACAAATTACAAGCCACGGAGAGTAAAGTAAAATTGCAAAAACAAACTACCTAAAATAAAGAAGGCAAACATGTAAAACCTTTCTCTCACTGAAATGGGTAAGTTAAAGCTATGGGGAGTTGAGATCCTCTACATTTCTTTTGGAAGACTCTATTTAGGAGAGAGATAGACACAAATGAGAGATTGgtgtttcaaatatttttatcattataaagTTTTTAAGTTATTTGAAATTTTGGGTCTATCTCTCTTCTACATGGAGCATTCAAATTCTTTTGAGAAATGTAGAGCATTTCAACTCAGTCAGGGGATAGATAGATGACTAAAGggtaaaaaatcaataaaaaatctctGTAGTGTCATGATATTCTACCAAGTACAGCCTAATACACATTGATTGGAAAATATTATGAGATCAGCATTTAAGAACTTAATATACATCGTTGTTTAATTAATCAATGGAATGAAAAAACTTGTTGACCACTAAGCTTGGCTTTCAGTCGGTTTTAACGTAATGACTTTTTCATGCCATCCTTCCTAGTAATCACTAATCCGAAATCATCTCTTATAAACGCGATTGTTATATTATGATAGCTGATGTATATAAATTTCTCGCTGAGGCAGAAAAATAATAGTGTTCAAAACATTGACAGTGACACAGTATCTAATTACCTTGACAGATCGCCAGTGATCCAAACAATCTCGATGAACATATTTTGAAGTACCTTTGCACTTACAAGGAGCTATGAAATCCCTACCTGAGGATGAAATAAAAGGTACGTGGTAAATTATATATCATGATACATCCCAATATTGAGACTCAACAGAGGTTTCACATTTTAGCAGTCACTTAGGAAATCCTACACATAGAATTGATAGCCCAAGCATCACTCTTAACACATGATAATGATTCCCAAAAAATGAAGTTCGAATCAAATCCCAATCAATAATCAAGATAGTGCGGGGGTAACTTATTTAGTGTGTGTTTAGTTATGCCgtgacaaaaatggattttgTAAATTGATTTATGTTTAGGTAAATTCATGTAAAaatgagttgaacaataaacttgacactaaaaataaattatattctaTATTCGAGTCAGAAACAATTATTGAGGAAAAACCAATTCTACTCATGAACATCCAAACATGTCAAACCAATTCTATACCTCTAGAATCGATTTTGTCCCATCCAAAAGTAAAATCAAGCATACACTTACTTTATGTAATAAAATGCTTCAATTTCACAATTCAAGTTTTCAAGGACTTGATGaatcaacaaacaaaataaattaaccaaAGGAATAGGAATCGAAATCATAAGTTCTTTAACTAATCGTGGATTATCCAAGTACAGTTATCGCTAacctaaaaatgaaaattacaaaaaaaaaaaaaagtgaaaagaaaaaGGTTGAAAGTGAATTACCATCAGTTTCGAGACAAATCCGGCACTGAATTTGTTCGGAAGGACCTGCTTCGAGGTCGATCTCGGAAGGGTCAGAGAGAGGAATTGGAGGCACAAGAGGAGAGGTGTCTGAGTGATCAGCCATTGAAATTCAGAAGGAATTGGGAGGAGGGTAAAAATGTCACATGAAAGGTGAATCAAGTTTGGTAAAACCATGAATTTGAGTTCATCTTTGATTGCTTATAGATTACTGATAGAGGAGAAGAAGAAACTAATTCTCTTCCTCCCTCTCGCTCTCGCTCTCTTTCTATTGACCTGTCAACTACGaaataattttcaaagttcTCGTTATTACACATTCACACTAAAACGGTGAAACTGGTCAATTCTCGAAACTAACCACACCAAATTATTAAATCTCAATAAAAGTAAACTATCTTTACCTTCAGCTGaaaatatttagtaaaatttaaaagtttcaaCCATTACCATTACCGAAAATGATTTTAAAGATACTTTATATctctaataatttaattttacaatgatcgataatattaatttaaacaactttatttaagttttttttagaataataaagcacaatcatttatatatataaatttagaaaaataaataagcaaTTATACTGcctctaattattttatttttaaccaataaataaataagcaaTAGTTACTCTAcacaaaacttaaaaaaataatattaatttttaacaaatttaatttatttatattatt from Cicer arietinum cultivar CDC Frontier isolate Library 1 chromosome 5, Cicar.CDCFrontier_v2.0, whole genome shotgun sequence carries:
- the LOC101503637 gene encoding uncharacterized protein translates to MADHSDTSPLVPPIPLSDPSEIDLEAGPSEQIQCRICLETDGRDFIAPCKCKGTSKYVHRDCLDHWRSVKEGFAFAHCTTCKAPYHLRVHVAADRKWRTMKFRFFVTRDILFIFMAVQLIITSLAYLVYLIDGYQKSWLRILWHFDSELSFYYICGALLFFALLGLSGCFITCYDRRVRNDLAQPCRELCLCCCQPGFVLMLAYDRKNAVTCYEKFLIVGGKPEIQNLPGTLCMWTDCTACFESCGTMATECGGCLGGAGEAGLPLLFIMALIVLGLFTVIGIFYSVLVATMVGQRIWQRHYHILAKRMLTKEYVVEDVDGEMTGSDWSPPSLPPEHVQQLKTLGLL